A single genomic interval of Scyliorhinus canicula chromosome 15, sScyCan1.1, whole genome shotgun sequence harbors:
- the myog gene encoding myogenin has translation MELFETNPYYFADQRFFDNENVFPSRLQGFEQPVYQERLGAGLCADGRSLEAGLEEHMYPVSELQQQQQQQQQQQGCPGQCLLWACKSCKRKSVTLDRRKAATLREKRRLKKVNEAFEALKRSTLLNPNQRLPKVEILRSAIQYIERLQALLSTLNQQDKLHYSESSRNTRHVVGVPSECGSNSASCSPEWNSSSDHCNNPYNPRDHLLSVTKVQSSGSGSLCSLSSIVDSITPEDSPNSFLEDNTPN, from the exons ATGGAGCTATTCGAAACCAACCCTTACTACTTTGCAGACCAACGCTTTTTCGACAACGAGAATGTGTTTCCCTCCCGTCTGCAAGGCTTTGAACAGCCGGTCTACCAGGAACGGTTGGGGGCTGGTTTGTGTGCCGATGGCAGGTCACTGGAAGCCGGCTTGGAGGAGCACATGTACCCGGTGTCGGAgctccaacagcagcagcagcaacagcagcagcagcagggctGCCCCGGCCAGTGCTTGCTGTGGGCGTGCAAAAGCTGCAAGAGGAAATCGGTGACCTTGGACAGGAGGAAGGCGGCGACCCTGAGGGAGAAGCGGAGGCTGAAGAAAGTGAACGAGGCGTTCGAGGCTCTGAAGCGCAGCACTCTGCTCAACCCCAACCAGAGGCTGCCCAAAGTGGAGATCCTCCGCAGCGCCATCCAGTACATCGAGCGGCTCCAAGCCCTGCTCAGCACCTTGAACCAGCAGGACAAGCTGCACTACAGTGAGAGCAGCCGCAACACACGCCATGTG GTCGGCGTACCCAGCGAGTGTGGATCAAACAGCGCCTCCtgcagccccgagtggaacagcTCCTCTGATCACTGCAACAATCCGTACAACCCCAGGG atcACCTGCTATCTGTGACTAAGGTCCAGTCTTCTGGAAGTGGCAGCTTGTGCTCTCTCTCCTCTATAGTGGACAGTATCACACCAGAGGATTCACCAAACAGCTTCCTGGAGGACAACACCCCAAACTGA